TAAAACCATAACTTCCGTTTTGATATGAAATTTCTCCACCAAAAGTTTCATAAGGTTTTTTAGTCACACGGTTGATTAATCCTCCGTATGAAGAAACCACATTACCAAAAAGTGTAGCGGATGGCCCTTTTATAACCTCAATTCTTTCAAGGTTTACAGCATCAGTATTACTGTTTACTTTTCCTGCAAGACCATTTCTTACCAAACTTTGAGTTGTAAATCCACGTAGAGAATACCAGGAAGCTCCATCACCCGCACGGTTTGTAGCTGCCCAAAGTTGATATAAACCCGGAACGTTTTTCAACGCTTCATCCTGATTTGTAACTAGCTGGTCTTTAATTAATTCTTTAGTTACCACATTATATACCTGAGAATTTTCAAGGTTTTTAATTGACATTCTAGATACATACTGGCTTTCTGCCTTAGTATACTTATTAGCGTTTCCTTTAACAAATACTTCTGTAAGCGCTTCAGAGGTAGTAATTAATGTAAAATTTTCTACCAGATCCTGTCCGGCAGTAACTGTAATATATTTTTCTTTAGGTGAAAATCCTACTACCGATGTTCTTAATGTATAATTACCCGGTTTAATGTTTTTAATCTCATAATTTCCCTGAGCATCTGTAAGAGTTCCAACTTTTGTTCCTTTCAGCGTTACAGAAATATTATCTGCTGCTTCATCATTAGACAAAGTAATAGTTCCTTTTATAGTACCTGTTGTTTGTGCAAATGAAGCTGCAGCCGTAAGCAGCATAAAACAGCAGCTTAAAAACGGTAATAGTATTTTTACTTTCATGTTATTTAGAATTAGTTTTAATAACGCAAATGTATGTGTTGTGTTAAATTAAACCAAATTATTTTTATTTATTCTACATAATAATACTGTTTTGGCTTTTTATCTCAATATTTTCATTTTTTTTAGTAAAAAAAAGCAGGATTCTTTTTTTTTACTATACTATTCATAATTTACATTCATTCATTTGGCTCTCTGTTTCCCATCTTTTTTAATCAAATAGAAAAAAAATTCAATTGAAAAGTGAATTCATAAAAAAAAGCCTCTACAATATTGTAGAGGCCATTTATAAAAATGATGCAAATTCTATTTAGAAATCGCTTCCAGAATTTTTTTATAAATTTCAGTATTTTGATAAACTCCTGAAAAGTTTTGTGCCCCTGCTCCATACGCAAAAACCGGAACTGGAACCGCTGTATGATCATTTGTACTGAAACTTCCCTGAACGTATCCTTTTGTAATACTTCCGTCAATTAATGAAAGTCCGCCCGTTTCGTGATCGGCTGTTACAATCAAAAGGGTTTCCGGATTATTATCCACAAATTCCATTGCCTGCCCCACTAATTTGTCAAAATCAAGCATTTCTCGCACTACGTATTCTACATTATTACTATGTCCGCCGTAATCGATTTGTGCTCCTTCGGCCATAATAAAAAACGGATTTTTAGATTTTGAAAAAGTGTTAACCGTTTTTATAAAAGATTTGGTTAGAAAATCTCCTCTTCCATTTTTCATAGAAACTACCGCAGCATCATCTAAAACTACAAATCTGTTGTTTTTAATAGTATCCAAAGAGCTAAATTTATCTGCAAACGTATATCCTTTTTCAACTAATGCTTGAGATAAATCTTTTCCATCTTTTCTGGCATTAAATTCTTTAGTTCCACCTCCTATTAAAATATCCGACAGATTGCTTAAAAAATCATTGGCAATAGGTTCACTTAAACTTCTTTCCAGTTGATGTGCATAAAAAGCGGCCGGAGTGGCATCTGTAATATTTCCTGCAGAAATAATAGCCGTTTTGTAATTTTTCTTAGCTAATTGCTGTGTGATTAATTCCAGAGGTTTTCCGTTTTCGTCAACACTTATAAACCGGTTATTGGTTTTATGTCCCGTTGCCATTGCTGTTGCACCGGCTGCCGAATCTGTAATATAACTGTCAGATGCTTTGGTTATAGATAATCCCTGAGTTGGAATGTTGAAAAGACTTAACTGCCCTTTATTAACCGTATAACCCGAATAAATCTGTGTTAATCCCATTCCGTCACCAATTAACAGAATAACATTTTTGGGTTTCTTTTTGGCGAAAGCCGAAACATTTTTAGGAACATACGCCTGATGAAATTCTGTGTTTTGATAGAATGTTGATTTGATATTTTTGATAAAATGCGTCAATTCCGAAACGTTATCTGTTCCTATAAAATCAACTTTTAAATTCATCAACGTCATCCATGTATTTACATTATCCTGCGTTGCCCAAAATCGTATTTTTTTGTTTTGATTGTGAACTTTTTTAATAATAGACTGGATTTTTTCCAGATCGGTTTGAGTTAAAACTCCTTTACCGTTCCAAACCGTAATTTCTTTTAAATCTTCGCTGATCATTTCTACGCGTGCCAATTGCTCTGGTGAATATTCTTCATTCAGTCTTCCGTCAAAATAAATAAACAACGGATAATTTTTCCATTCTGCTGGATTTGGTCTGTTTCCGGAAATGACCACTTTTATATTTTGATTGGATATAATTTGCAGATAGTTTTTTAACTGATCGGCAATTACTTTTAATGTCGAATTTGCTTCTGACTTAATATCGATCATTAAAATCAGCGGTTTATTACTTGGATAAGCTTTACTTCCTAAATTTTTTAATTTTGAAGAAAGCGGTTCCAGATACATATTTTTTAAGGTGTTGTCTGGCGAAATATCTTTAAAATTATGCGCTACAAACAACTCATTATTTACCAGAAAAACATCGGCTTCTATAACACCGGCTTCATTTGAATAAGCTCCATAAAAAGGAAGCGGACTAGCATAATCGTTATGCGAATGGATGTTTGAAGAACTGTATTCCTGTGCCTGCACAAACAGGAAAAACTGAAGGCAAAAAAGGGTAAATATTTTTTTCATAGAAAATGTTTTTTTATTAATGCTGTTTGTTTTTTGCCACAGATTAAAAGGATTAAAATGATTTTTGAATTACTTTGTGTAGAAGGCTTTGCTACGAATTGCACGAATTTTTACGAATTATTTTTAATTCCTGCGAATAAAATTTGTGGAAATTTGTGCAATTCGTGACAAAAAAAATCTTTTTTAATCCTTTAAATCTGTGGCTAAAAAAACAATAATAACCAGTCCTTCAAAAAAAGACTGGTTTTATAATATTTAAACTGCTATTTTTTTACTGCCTGCAGACTCCACAACAAGCCTGCAGCGTAAAAAAACAAACAAACTACATTAATTGTTAATGGTTAATGGTTGATGGTTCACTCATAACTCATAACTCATAATTTATAATTAACAATTAATAATTAATAATTACCATCCTTGGTTTTGAGTTAGAGCACCTTTGCTAACTGCGATTTCATCTGGCGGAATTGGCCATACGTGGTGAATTGCCGGATTAAAATTACGACCCGGATAAATTACAGTTCCGTTATAATGGTGAAGCGGTTTTGCGTAAGTATCTTTTGCATCGCCCCAGCGAACTAAATCAAAATGACGATCTGTCCATTCGCCTGCTAATTCGCAGCGTCTTTCTCTTTTTAAATCAGTTAAAGTAGCTCCTGAAATATCGGTAAGACCAGCACGACGACGAATCATATTAATTTCGGTATCAGCATTTTGACCTTTCATTAATTTAGCTTCTGCCAGCATTAAAATAACATCAGCATAACGTAAAAGCGGAACATTTAAAGCTGTAGAAGGTTTGTCTCCGTTAGCATTTACATAACGAATATCTACTGCTCCCGAATTTGTTTTTGGATAACTAAACGGTTCCATATATTTTTTAAACTGATAACCTGTTCTGTTACTTGAACTTACAATATAATTTCCTTCATTAAAAGTTACTTCCTGTCCAAAATAAACGAATTTGTCTCCTTTTTGAAGTATCGTAGCGCTTCTCCTTTTATCTGTTGGATCATAGGTGTCAAACAATTCTTTTGTTGGATAAAAATTTCCCCAGCCGTTGTAAGCTCCCCAGCCTTTATCTTCTAAACAAACTCCCGGAAAAATAGAACCCAAACCTGTATTTTCAGCACTTGAAGTAACAGACCAGATATATTCTGATGACCAGTTGTTTTTAATTTTAAAAACATCCTCAAAATTGTCAAGCAATTTGTGTTTTCCGCTGGCTACAATCATATTAGCATATTTAATGGCATTGTCCCAGTCTTTTGCATACAAATACGTACGTACTAAATAAGCCCAGGCAGCCGTTTTATGTGCACGTCCGTAATTATCTGGTGTCATTTCATTAAAATAAGGCAGTAAATCAGCAGCTTTAATTAAATCGGCGGCGATGTACGCATAATTTTCGGCAACATTTTTAGCACGCGGTACGTAAACATTTGTGAAGTTTGCTCTGTCCTGAATTGGAATTCCTGCACGATCATCTCCATAACGATAAGCTAATTCTAAGTGCATTACAGCGTGGTTAAAATAGGCTTCTCCCAACATTCCGTTTCTTGTTTTTTCGTCTAAAGGAATATTCGGAATATTGCGAATTACATCGTTGCAACGTTTCATAATTTCATAATGTATTCTCCAGATATCTTTTGTATCCGATTCTGACCCGTCGACAATAAAATTTTTGATACGTTCTGCATTTTGTCTTGGTTTTGTTCCGATGTCATCGCTGGCATTATTTAACCAAAAGAAACCACGTCCGTACATATTATCATCAGAATACAAAGCATAAATGGCATTTACTCCCGCCTGTGCATCTGCCGGAGTTTTCCAGAAATTTCCGCTTGACGGTGCTCCCTGCGGAATAACGTCAAGTTCACTTTCGCAAGCCGAAGTGCTTATTAAAAGCACAAAACTCAATACTAAAAAGCTTATTTTTTTCATTTTGTTAGTTTTATTTTTTTAAAATGTTGCGTTTACACCCGTCATATAAATACGGGAAAGTGGATATTTACCTAAATCCATTCCGAAGTTTTTAAGACCAACTTCCGGATCCATTCCTGAGTATTTGGTGATGGTAAACAAGTTTTGTCCAGAAACAAAGAATCTTAATTTTGCTTTTCCGTTTAACCAGTTTTCTTTAACTATATAGCCTAGAGAAAGGTTTTTTAATCTTAAGAAAGAAGCGTCTTCAACATAAAAGTCTGAGATTCTTCCGAAATTATTATTGTTGTCTGTTGATGACAATACCGGAATATCGGTATCTCTGTTTGTTGGCGACCATGCATTTTTAGATTCTGCCAATAAATTATATCCTGGGAAAGAAGCATTTAAACCTGTGTGTTTAACGGCATTGAAAACACTATTTCCTGCTGCTCCGTTAAAAAAGATATTCATATCAAAACCTTTCCATTTGAAGTTGGCGTTTAAGCTGTAAGTTGTTTTTGGAAAAGGACTTCCTAATACTACTCTGTCGCTGTTGTTGATTACACCGTCTCCGTTTTCATCTCTAAATTTAAAATCTCCGGCAACAGCATTTGGCTGATATGCTACTCCATTTGAGTTTACATAGGCTTTTGCTTCTTCATTACTTTGAAATAAACCGTCTGTTCTGTATCCGTAGAAAGCACCAACCGGACTTCCAACCTGATAAATATTCGCTAAAGGCAAACTACGAACTCTGCTAAGGTTTAATGGTTCTAATGAAGTTAAATCATCTTTAATAGAAACAATTTTGTTGCTCAAAAATCCTGCGTTTGCTGTTACATCAAACTTAAATTCGCCACGAGTTTTTTGGTATGTTAAACTTACTTCGATCCCTTTATTTTCAACATCTCCAGAGTTTACAATTCGGCCAAGAGGCGTTCCTGAAACTCCCGGTAACTGGTCACGAACTAACATGTCTTTGTTTGTTTTTACATAAGCATCAACAGAACCTAACAAAGTATTGTTGAACATGGCAAAATCTAAACCTATGTTAGTCTGCTCAGAACTTTCCCATTTTAAATTTGGATTTGATAATTCGCTTTCGGCATAACCGTAATTGATTACCGGAGTAGCACCAATTAAAGCCTGAGTCTGAGTAAGAGGCACACTAAACTGATATGGTCCAAGATTTCCTAAGTTTCCTATTTGTCCCCAGCTTGCACGAAGTTTTAAAGTGCTTACAATCGGGTTGATGCTTTTCATGAATTCTTCTTCAGAAATTAACCATCCTGCCGAAACTGATGGATAGACTTTCCAACGATTATTTTGTAAAAGTTTTGATGTTCCGTCGCGACGTACAATTCCTGATAATAAATATTTCTGATTGAAATCGTAATTTAACCTTCCAACATAAGATGAAATAATCTCATCAGATAAACCTGCTCCAGTCTGCTGAATTAATTTTGCATTTAATAAATAACGCTGAGACGGATCTTCGTTGTCAAAACCAGTTCCTTCAATGGTATAATAATCTCTTTTCGTTTCCTGATACGTATATCCGGCTAAAGCTTTGAAATTGTGTTTTCCGAATGACTTTTCGTAAGAAACTGTCTGTTCACTCAATAAATCAGTAATGGTCATCGACTTTTTAGTCAAACGGTTAAAGTCGAATATTTTTCCCGGTTCTGTAATTTTTACTGTAAAATCAGTTGCATTATCCTGAATTCTTGTGTAACCCCAGTTTGATTTAACTTTTAAACCCGGAACAATTTCCCATTCTGCATAAGGATTAATTAAAACGGTCGAAATTGGGTTTCTGTTGTCTAATCTTTTTAAATACGCAACCGGATTAATTACGTCTCCATAAGAACCGATGTATTTTTCAGGAACTCCTCCAAATTGTCCCGAACCATCTTCTCTGTAAATTGTAGCATTTGGCGGATAGAAAATCGCTCCTAAAATGGCTCCTGTATACGCACTTGCTGTATTAGCAGTCTGCCCGTCTGTTAAAGAATATGATAAGTTTTCTCCAATTGTAAAATTATCTGCCAGTTTAAAAGAAGAATTGGCTCTTACCGTATAACGGTTGCTGAAAGTGTTTAACAAAATTCCTTCGTTTCTTCTATAACTTCCTGAAAGAAAGAAATTTGATTTTTCTGTTTTTCCGTTGATAGAAAGGGATAAATCCTGAATTTCTCCTGTACGGAAAATTTCGTCCATCCAGTTTGTTTTTGTTGTTCGGGCTGTTGGTTCAAATGCCGTATCAAAAGCCGGAATTCTTGGTAAACCTGCATTATCTCTGGCTGTATTCATGGCGTCAGCATATTCAGCAGCGTTTAAAACGTCCAACTTTTTTGCTACATTTTGAAAACCTCCCTGATAATTTACATTTACATTAATTTTATCTGAGATTCCTTTTTTAGAAGTAATTAAAATTACCCCTCCTGAAGCTCTCGCTCCATAAATCGCCGCCGAAGCCGCATCTTTTAAAACACTTATCGAAGCAATGTCATTTGGATTTATGGTATTTAATGAACCACTGTAAATAATTCCGTCTAAAACAATTAAAGGCGTTTCGGCATTTAAAGATCCAATTCCACGAATATTGATTGTTGGTGAAGCTGTTGGGTCTCCTCCATCATTAATAACCGTAACACCTGCAACCGTTCCCTGCAATAATTCGCCGGCATTGTTATAGGTTCTGCTTGAAGTTTCTTTCATAGAAACAGAACCTACAGCTCCTAAAACTTCATTCTTTTTTACGCTTCCATACCCCATAACTACCACTTCCTGAAGCTGTTTCATATCGGCAGCTAATTTTACAGTAATGTTTCCTGATTGGGTTACTTTTACTTCTTGCGTTGCGTAACCTACGTATGAAAAAACAAGAACAGCTTCTGAAGCATTGATTTCCATTTTAAAAGTTCCGTCGAAATCTGTTGCTGTAGTGGCGTTTGAATTTTTATCTTTAATTCCAACGCCCGGCAATGGCATATTATCATCACTGCTGTAAACGATTCCGGAAACTATAATTTTATTTTGATCGACTGCAGAAACTTTTAAACTTTTCTTAATCACAACATTATTATTGATGATTTCATATCGTAATAAAAAGTTACCGCATATTTTATCTAATGCCTGCTCTAGCGTAACATTAGTGAGTTTTAAACTAATTTTCTGAGTGGTATTTACCTGATTTGATTCGTACATAAAATGTACATTAGCCTGATTTTCAATTTTCTGAAAAACATTTTTCAGGCTTTCATTTTCAACTTTTAAAGTTACTTTTTTGTCAAAATCAATGTTTTTTGCGTTTATTAAACCGGTAAAAAACAAAGCAATAAACAGGATTGCTTTTGCCCATACA
The sequence above is a segment of the Flavobacterium sp. genome. Coding sequences within it:
- a CDS encoding alkaline phosphatase — translated: MKKIFTLFCLQFFLFVQAQEYSSSNIHSHNDYASPLPFYGAYSNEAGVIEADVFLVNNELFVAHNFKDISPDNTLKNMYLEPLSSKLKNLGSKAYPSNKPLILMIDIKSEANSTLKVIADQLKNYLQIISNQNIKVVISGNRPNPAEWKNYPLFIYFDGRLNEEYSPEQLARVEMISEDLKEITVWNGKGVLTQTDLEKIQSIIKKVHNQNKKIRFWATQDNVNTWMTLMNLKVDFIGTDNVSELTHFIKNIKSTFYQNTEFHQAYVPKNVSAFAKKKPKNVILLIGDGMGLTQIYSGYTVNKGQLSLFNIPTQGLSITKASDSYITDSAAGATAMATGHKTNNRFISVDENGKPLELITQQLAKKNYKTAIISAGNITDATPAAFYAHQLERSLSEPIANDFLSNLSDILIGGGTKEFNARKDGKDLSQALVEKGYTFADKFSSLDTIKNNRFVVLDDAAVVSMKNGRGDFLTKSFIKTVNTFSKSKNPFFIMAEGAQIDYGGHSNNVEYVVREMLDFDKLVGQAMEFVDNNPETLLIVTADHETGGLSLIDGSITKGYVQGSFSTNDHTAVPVPVFAYGAGAQNFSGVYQNTEIYKKILEAISK
- a CDS encoding RagB/SusD family nutrient uptake outer membrane protein: MKKISFLVLSFVLLISTSACESELDVIPQGAPSSGNFWKTPADAQAGVNAIYALYSDDNMYGRGFFWLNNASDDIGTKPRQNAERIKNFIVDGSESDTKDIWRIHYEIMKRCNDVIRNIPNIPLDEKTRNGMLGEAYFNHAVMHLELAYRYGDDRAGIPIQDRANFTNVYVPRAKNVAENYAYIAADLIKAADLLPYFNEMTPDNYGRAHKTAAWAYLVRTYLYAKDWDNAIKYANMIVASGKHKLLDNFEDVFKIKNNWSSEYIWSVTSSAENTGLGSIFPGVCLEDKGWGAYNGWGNFYPTKELFDTYDPTDKRRSATILQKGDKFVYFGQEVTFNEGNYIVSSSNRTGYQFKKYMEPFSYPKTNSGAVDIRYVNANGDKPSTALNVPLLRYADVILMLAEAKLMKGQNADTEINMIRRRAGLTDISGATLTDLKRERRCELAGEWTDRHFDLVRWGDAKDTYAKPLHHYNGTVIYPGRNFNPAIHHVWPIPPDEIAVSKGALTQNQGW
- a CDS encoding SusC/RagA family TonB-linked outer membrane protein; the encoded protein is MNEKQKRYVVKFQSIKKAVWAKAILFIALFFTGLINAKNIDFDKKVTLKVENESLKNVFQKIENQANVHFMYESNQVNTTQKISLKLTNVTLEQALDKICGNFLLRYEIINNNVVIKKSLKVSAVDQNKIIVSGIVYSSDDNMPLPGVGIKDKNSNATTATDFDGTFKMEINASEAVLVFSYVGYATQEVKVTQSGNITVKLAADMKQLQEVVVMGYGSVKKNEVLGAVGSVSMKETSSRTYNNAGELLQGTVAGVTVINDGGDPTASPTINIRGIGSLNAETPLIVLDGIIYSGSLNTINPNDIASISVLKDAASAAIYGARASGGVILITSKKGISDKINVNVNYQGGFQNVAKKLDVLNAAEYADAMNTARDNAGLPRIPAFDTAFEPTARTTKTNWMDEIFRTGEIQDLSLSINGKTEKSNFFLSGSYRRNEGILLNTFSNRYTVRANSSFKLADNFTIGENLSYSLTDGQTANTASAYTGAILGAIFYPPNATIYREDGSGQFGGVPEKYIGSYGDVINPVAYLKRLDNRNPISTVLINPYAEWEIVPGLKVKSNWGYTRIQDNATDFTVKITEPGKIFDFNRLTKKSMTITDLLSEQTVSYEKSFGKHNFKALAGYTYQETKRDYYTIEGTGFDNEDPSQRYLLNAKLIQQTGAGLSDEIISSYVGRLNYDFNQKYLLSGIVRRDGTSKLLQNNRWKVYPSVSAGWLISEEEFMKSINPIVSTLKLRASWGQIGNLGNLGPYQFSVPLTQTQALIGATPVINYGYAESELSNPNLKWESSEQTNIGLDFAMFNNTLLGSVDAYVKTNKDMLVRDQLPGVSGTPLGRIVNSGDVENKGIEVSLTYQKTRGEFKFDVTANAGFLSNKIVSIKDDLTSLEPLNLSRVRSLPLANIYQVGSPVGAFYGYRTDGLFQSNEEAKAYVNSNGVAYQPNAVAGDFKFRDENGDGVINNSDRVVLGSPFPKTTYSLNANFKWKGFDMNIFFNGAAGNSVFNAVKHTGLNASFPGYNLLAESKNAWSPTNRDTDIPVLSSTDNNNNFGRISDFYVEDASFLRLKNLSLGYIVKENWLNGKAKLRFFVSGQNLFTITKYSGMDPEVGLKNFGMDLGKYPLSRIYMTGVNATF